From the genome of Macrobrachium nipponense isolate FS-2020 chromosome 43, ASM1510439v2, whole genome shotgun sequence, one region includes:
- the LOC135213848 gene encoding ras GTPase-activating-like protein IQGAP3, protein MAHQSQGGMECGISAQEMDEQRQKNVSYQYLCHLEEAKKWIEACINEELPEAGELEEKLRNGVYLAKLGHFFAPDTVPLRRIYDSDLSRTKSLGLTSGIQTI, encoded by the exons GTGGAATGGAGTGTGGGATCAGTGCCCAGGAAATGGATGAGCAGCGTCAGAAGAATGTATCTTATCAATATTTGTGTCATTTGGAAGAGGCAAAAAA GTGGATTGAAGCCTGCATAAACGAAGAGTTGCCTGAAGCTGGAGAGTTAGAAGAAAAGCTGAGAAATGGTGTTTACCTGGCAAAATTGGGTCACTTCTTTGCACCTGACACTGTACCTCTTCGACGAATATACGACTCAGACTTGAGCCGTACCAAATCCCTGGGATTAACTTCAGGCATACAGACAATATAA